One segment of Defluviitalea raffinosedens DNA contains the following:
- a CDS encoding ZIP family metal transporter, giving the protein MSNTMITTIGLIIPLAGTVLGAAMVFFLKGEMNPKVQKALLGFASGVMIAASVWSLLIPAIDMTAEQGGIVWLPCSVGFLLGTGFLLLLDTIIPHLHVDAGKPEGRKSTFSKSLMLVLAVTLHNIPEGMAVGVVFAGSSASNINITGASAFALAIGIAIQNFPEGAIISMPLLSTGISKRRAFSYGFLSGIVEPIGALLTIILTSHIMPVLPYILSFAAGAMIYVVIEELIPEAQSGTHSNIGTIGTAIGFTLMMILDIALG; this is encoded by the coding sequence ATGAGTAACACAATGATAACCACAATTGGACTTATCATTCCCCTGGCAGGAACTGTGCTCGGTGCAGCAATGGTCTTTTTTCTAAAAGGCGAAATGAATCCAAAAGTACAAAAAGCCTTGCTCGGATTTGCTTCCGGCGTAATGATCGCCGCTTCAGTTTGGTCCTTGCTTATTCCAGCTATCGATATGACGGCCGAACAAGGCGGTATCGTATGGCTCCCGTGTTCCGTCGGATTTCTTCTCGGCACAGGATTCCTGCTTTTGCTGGATACTATTATTCCTCACCTGCATGTGGATGCGGGAAAACCAGAAGGGCGCAAATCTACATTCAGTAAATCGTTAATGCTTGTTCTGGCCGTCACCTTACACAACATCCCGGAAGGTATGGCTGTAGGTGTTGTATTCGCCGGATCTTCCGCGAGCAACATAAACATTACAGGCGCCAGCGCCTTTGCTCTTGCTATCGGGATTGCAATTCAGAACTTTCCGGAGGGTGCAATTATCTCTATGCCGCTGCTCAGCACAGGAATATCCAAACGCAGAGCCTTTTCATATGGGTTCCTTTCCGGTATCGTGGAACCAATCGGAGCACTTTTGACAATTATTCTGACTTCACATATCATGCCAGTCCTACCGTATATCCTATCCTTTGCCGCGGGCGCCATGATTTATGTTGTAATCGAGGAGCTGATTCCAGAAGCCCAATCCGGTACACACAGCAACATCGGAACAATCGGCACCGCCATCGGGTTTACATTGATGA
- a CDS encoding DUF998 domain-containing protein, with the protein MSSRTGFITKYGWYALLIAIIGDLLIPFILAPFYEGYSNTSMTISALGNSQSPVRSVFNIWMFIEGILFLAAIPALYDNYHKVSKILLFMTIIFIIIFAVGACILTCFFSVNESKDVVTAASIIHGVGSVIGFTLFLFVPLLLAILSFKGNDKITGIISVISFILAFLFFVLFILADKPEFSKTIAAKEGLWQRMNLLFMYLPLGYISLTNIYKLIR; encoded by the coding sequence ATGAGTAGTAGAACGGGTTTTATTACTAAGTACGGATGGTATGCGCTATTGATTGCTATAATAGGAGATCTGTTAATTCCATTTATACTTGCACCTTTTTATGAAGGATATAGTAACACTTCAATGACTATTAGTGCATTGGGAAATAGTCAAAGTCCTGTTAGATCAGTATTCAATATATGGATGTTCATTGAAGGTATATTATTTTTGGCTGCTATTCCTGCACTTTATGATAATTATCATAAAGTGTCAAAGATCCTTCTCTTTATGACCATAATCTTTATAATCATCTTTGCTGTTGGAGCTTGTATCTTAACCTGCTTTTTTAGCGTTAATGAATCAAAAGATGTGGTTACTGCTGCTTCAATAATCCATGGTGTAGGTTCGGTTATAGGTTTTACTTTATTCTTATTTGTTCCACTGTTACTAGCTATCCTTTCATTCAAAGGCAATGATAAAATAACCGGAATAATATCCGTGATTTCATTTATACTTGCTTTTCTATTTTTTGTGTTGTTTATTTTAGCGGATAAACCAGAATTCTCTAAAACCATAGCTGCAAAAGAAGGCCTATGGCAAAGAATGAATTTACTATTTATGTATTTGCCCCTTGGATACATTTCATTGACTAATATTTATAAATTGATTAGGTAA
- a CDS encoding GyrI-like domain-containing protein yields the protein MSLEFRIEQMDAFRVVGIGIHTTNENDRCRTEIPKLWGEIIQQGKIDEIFALSNQSPSGIIGINLYHTDAFDGRKFDYYIASSTDKPIPEGMVEFTVPAATWAAFPCKRNEIADVEIRVFTEWQHTSDYELLNKGYDTGEMKSQAPDMEVNELAG from the coding sequence ATGAGTCTGGAATTCAGAATTGAACAAATGGATGCTTTTCGTGTAGTTGGTATTGGAATACATACTACTAACGAGAATGATCGCTGCAGGACAGAGATTCCTAAATTATGGGGTGAAATAATCCAACAGGGGAAGATCGATGAAATTTTTGCATTGTCAAATCAATCTCCATCTGGAATAATTGGTATTAATTTATATCATACAGATGCTTTTGACGGGAGAAAGTTCGATTATTACATTGCTAGTTCCACAGATAAGCCGATACCAGAGGGGATGGTTGAGTTTACAGTACCAGCGGCTACATGGGCAGCATTTCCCTGTAAAAGAAACGAGATTGCAGATGTTGAAATTCGTGTTTTTACTGAATGGCAGCATACTTCAGATTATGAATTGCTTAATAAGGGCTATGATACAGGAGAGATGAAGTCGCAAGCTCCTGATATGGAGGTAAATGAATTGGCTGGATAG
- a CDS encoding GyrI-like domain-containing protein, whose amino-acid sequence MLIDQPTPEGMEEFIVKKATYAIFRCNDANSDAIQKLENSIVMEWLPTSGYEFANAPDIELYDINGKAEIWIPIKKVSRTVAQ is encoded by the coding sequence ATGCTCATCGATCAACCAACTCCGGAAGGAATGGAGGAATTTATCGTTAAGAAAGCAACTTATGCAATATTTCGCTGTAATGATGCAAACTCTGATGCGATACAAAAGTTAGAAAACAGTATTGTTATGGAATGGCTTCCTACAAGCGGATATGAGTTTGCGAATGCTCCGGATATCGAATTGTATGATATAAATGGAAAGGCAGAGATTTGGATCCCTATTAAAAAAGTATCAAGGACGGTCGCCCAATAG
- a CDS encoding methyl-accepting chemotaxis protein gives MTKQHFIHKNDEIANESTTNILLISTLAFPALILLGWSGIFYIDNLANLITYCLIGAIATISPFILRKIGVNSQFLKYYTIAMAGVAIGILNLSNQIDIYIALILPIAMSCIYFDKELTIMASIFQCLIIIITNYPKLTSNPIYSDDPFGHYVADTAGFILEIIILSAIFIWIANRTRNILNNLSKTEEQSLLYINNLQGVMNSSKNASETLSSSVKQLLQAIEQATASNENINKNADRASLGCEQNLQYIENTNTTVANISDALESISAKTFKLSEISQDTSAATEENEKIINQAISYMEDIELSTKQNKIIINSLSSRSEEIGKIIEIITAITEQTNLLALNAAIESARAGEHGKGFAVVSDEIRSLAEKSSTAAKDISNLVNQIQEDTTKAVNSIDQSSATIKLGIDLVKNVGESFKKLKSLQETSNQEIREITMSSDQTSKYGREIAEVISNTKAITSKSLEQIKSIASDTSVQSSVMQEILASFSIIDHTADNLLNLSKSVNL, from the coding sequence ATGACAAAGCAACATTTTATCCACAAAAATGATGAAATTGCAAACGAATCCACAACCAATATTTTACTCATCTCAACCTTAGCTTTCCCAGCTTTAATTCTTCTTGGATGGTCAGGTATATTTTATATTGATAATCTAGCCAATTTAATTACATACTGTCTAATTGGAGCTATAGCTACCATCTCCCCCTTCATACTAAGAAAGATAGGTGTCAACAGTCAATTTTTAAAATATTATACAATTGCTATGGCAGGGGTGGCTATAGGTATACTCAATTTAAGCAATCAGATAGATATCTATATAGCCTTAATATTACCTATTGCAATGAGTTGTATTTACTTTGACAAAGAGCTTACTATAATGGCCTCCATCTTTCAATGCTTAATTATTATTATCACGAATTATCCTAAATTAACATCAAATCCTATTTATTCTGATGACCCGTTTGGTCATTATGTAGCTGATACAGCAGGATTTATCCTGGAAATAATCATTTTATCTGCAATTTTCATATGGATAGCCAATAGAACAAGAAACATTCTTAATAATTTATCCAAAACAGAAGAGCAATCTTTATTATATATTAATAATTTGCAAGGTGTTATGAATAGTTCCAAGAATGCTTCGGAAACACTTTCCTCTTCTGTAAAACAGCTTTTACAAGCAATTGAACAAGCTACTGCTTCAAATGAAAATATCAATAAGAATGCAGATCGCGCATCCTTAGGATGTGAACAGAATTTACAATACATAGAAAATACCAATACTACTGTTGCAAATATATCAGATGCTCTTGAATCCATATCTGCAAAAACTTTTAAGTTATCTGAAATATCTCAGGATACATCTGCAGCAACAGAAGAAAACGAAAAGATCATTAACCAGGCAATAAGCTATATGGAAGACATTGAATTGTCTACGAAACAAAATAAAATCATCATAAATAGTTTAAGCTCTAGATCAGAAGAAATTGGCAAGATTATAGAGATTATTACCGCTATAACAGAACAGACCAATCTTCTGGCATTAAATGCAGCAATTGAATCCGCAAGAGCTGGTGAACATGGTAAGGGTTTTGCCGTAGTATCTGATGAAATCAGAAGTCTTGCTGAAAAATCATCAACTGCAGCAAAAGATATTTCAAATCTCGTAAATCAGATACAAGAAGATACTACAAAAGCCGTAAATTCAATAGACCAAAGTTCTGCAACCATTAAATTAGGAATTGATTTGGTTAAAAATGTAGGAGAATCTTTCAAAAAATTAAAAAGCCTGCAAGAAACTTCTAATCAAGAAATTAGGGAGATAACAATGAGCAGTGATCAAACCTCAAAATATGGACGGGAAATTGCCGAAGTTATTTCCAATACAAAAGCAATTACATCTAAGTCACTTGAGCAAATAAAATCAATTGCATCAGATACATCTGTTCAGTCATCCGTAATGCAGGAAATATTAGCTTCATTTAGCATAATTGATCATACTGCTGATAATTTGCTAAATTTAAGCAAAAGTGTTAATCTCTGA